From Candidatus Abyssobacteria bacterium SURF_5, a single genomic window includes:
- the hflK gene encoding FtsH protease activity modulator HflK — MDDFRRELTIHISPPKIVAGALAVLLVIWLIFGGPFYIVGPDEEGIIQTFGKYTSSTSPGFHFKFPWPIQTVKLPKVKEIKRIEIGFRTIHQGPPAQYHDATNDPAMLKEAQMLTGDENVVNSSLIVQYKIKDAVAYLFNVKDQEATLHDLAEAAERQVVGNRPIDDTLTTGKTDIQLEILEKIQAMADQFGLGVTITAVQLQDVQPPAQVAAAFKDVATAKEDRDGIINNARGYQNEKIPQARGKAAQILREAEGYERERVAKAEGDAARFLSLAEEYKKAPAVTKERLYLETMKSVLPRVKKVVVDDEASIINLNQLNPATGGTK; from the coding sequence ATGGACGACTTTCGCCGCGAACTGACCATCCACATCTCCCCTCCGAAAATCGTTGCCGGCGCGCTCGCGGTTCTGCTCGTCATCTGGCTTATCTTCGGCGGGCCCTTTTACATCGTCGGGCCGGACGAGGAAGGCATCATTCAAACCTTCGGGAAATATACCTCCTCGACTTCGCCTGGCTTCCATTTCAAGTTTCCCTGGCCGATTCAGACGGTCAAGCTTCCGAAAGTGAAGGAAATAAAAAGGATCGAGATCGGTTTCCGCACGATCCATCAGGGTCCGCCGGCCCAATATCACGACGCCACCAACGATCCCGCGATGTTAAAGGAAGCGCAGATGCTTACCGGCGACGAGAACGTGGTCAACAGCAGCCTGATCGTGCAGTACAAAATCAAGGACGCCGTCGCATATCTTTTCAATGTGAAGGACCAGGAGGCGACGCTCCACGATCTGGCCGAGGCGGCCGAGCGACAGGTGGTAGGCAACCGCCCGATCGACGACACGCTGACGACCGGCAAAACCGATATCCAACTCGAAATACTTGAGAAAATTCAGGCAATGGCCGACCAGTTCGGCCTCGGCGTCACAATCACCGCGGTCCAGCTCCAGGACGTGCAGCCGCCGGCGCAGGTGGCCGCCGCTTTCAAAGATGTCGCCACCGCGAAAGAGGATCGCGACGGCATCATTAACAACGCCCGCGGATATCAGAATGAGAAGATTCCGCAGGCGCGTGGGAAAGCGGCGCAGATCTTGAGGGAGGCCGAAGGCTACGAGCGCGAGCGCGTGGCGAAGGCCGAGGGCGATGCGGCGCGCTTCCTCTCACTGGCAGAAGAGTACAAGAAAGCGCCCGCCGTCACCAAGGAACGGCTTTACCTGGAGACCATGAAGTCGGTGCTTCCCCGCGTCAAGAAGGTGGTCGTGGATGACGAGGCAAGCATCATCAACCTGAATCAGTTGAATCCGGCAACCGGAGGAACGAAATGA
- a CDS encoding sugar ABC transporter permease produces the protein MITARLRKMHPDFPFLFTIVLPALLMCAFVFLYPAVLAVRASIFSRSGLSFNHYSHLLSDNLFFRSLLRTFLFAGISVSIEFVLGFVIAILLAAELRGRSFFRAALLIPWVLPPAVMGFAWRWIFYEEYGIVNDLLTRLDIIETTIPFLADPRWAFGTLVFADVWKTAPFVGIILLAGLTVIPRDLYEAAAVDGAGVIRRFFLVTLPMLAPYILTALLFRLVHTLGIFDLVWVLTGGGPSSSTEMVSLYITKETFAFLNIGYGAALSVTMFAIVLLIAATVSFLSMRRF, from the coding sequence ATGATTACCGCCCGCCTCAGGAAAATGCACCCTGATTTCCCCTTCCTGTTCACGATCGTGCTTCCGGCGCTTCTGATGTGCGCATTCGTATTCCTGTATCCCGCGGTTCTGGCGGTGCGCGCCTCCATTTTCAGCAGGAGCGGACTTTCCTTCAATCACTATTCGCATTTGCTGTCGGACAATCTGTTTTTCAGAAGCCTCCTGCGCACGTTCCTCTTTGCGGGCATTTCCGTATCGATTGAATTTGTTCTCGGATTCGTCATAGCGATTTTGCTCGCGGCAGAATTGCGCGGGCGCAGTTTTTTTCGTGCCGCTCTGCTGATACCCTGGGTGCTTCCGCCCGCAGTCATGGGATTCGCCTGGCGCTGGATTTTCTATGAAGAGTATGGGATCGTCAATGACCTGTTGACGCGACTCGACATAATCGAGACAACCATACCCTTTCTTGCCGACCCGCGATGGGCGTTCGGGACGCTCGTCTTTGCAGATGTGTGGAAGACTGCTCCTTTTGTCGGTATCATCCTTTTGGCCGGGCTGACGGTCATTCCGCGCGACCTTTATGAGGCCGCCGCGGTCGATGGCGCCGGAGTAATTCGTCGGTTTTTTCTCGTGACTCTGCCGATGCTGGCGCCGTACATCCTCACCGCGCTTCTGTTCCGGCTGGTTCATACCCTCGGCATCTTCGATCTGGTGTGGGTGCTGACGGGCGGCGGCCCGAGCAGCAGCACCGAGATGGTGTCGCTCTACATTACCAAGGAGACGTTCGCCTTTCTGAACATCGGCTACGGGGCCGCATTATCGGTGACTATGTTCGCGATTGTACTGTTGATTGCGGCCACTGTCTCATTCCTCTCGATGAGGAGGTTCTGA
- a CDS encoding DUF488 family protein — MDIRTKRAYEAPGNDDGFRVLVDRLWPRGLKKENARIDLWLKEAAPSSELRKWFNHEPAKWDAFKRRYLKELAAKGDVLEPIRQEAEKGAVTLVYGSKEERFNNAAALKEFLSGKGAVARKR, encoded by the coding sequence ATGGACATCAGGACGAAAAGAGCGTATGAGGCTCCCGGCAACGACGACGGCTTTCGGGTGCTTGTCGACAGGCTGTGGCCAAGAGGATTGAAGAAGGAAAACGCGCGCATTGATCTGTGGCTGAAGGAGGCGGCTCCAAGCAGTGAATTAAGAAAATGGTTCAATCACGAACCCGCTAAATGGGACGCATTCAAGAGGCGGTACTTGAAAGAACTCGCTGCGAAAGGCGATGTTCTCGAACCGATACGGCAGGAGGCTGAAAAAGGCGCCGTCACCCTCGTCTATGGCTCGAAGGAAGAAAGATTCAATAATGCCGCAGCACTGAAGGAGTTTTTGTCCGGGAAGGGCGCTGTAGCTCGAAAACGATAA
- a CDS encoding glutamine--tRNA ligase/YqeY domain fusion protein: MNEERNGAGIDFIRAIINKDNETGKYGGKVVTRFPPEPNGYLHIGHAKSICLNFGLAIEYGGRYHLRFDDTNPLKEEEEYFEAIKKDVRWLGFDWGEHLYYASDYFDQLHQWAIKLIEDGKAYVDDLSADEIREYRGTLTQPGKESPYRNRSVEENLDLFERMRRGEFEEGAKVVRAKIDMASPNINMRDPVMYRILKAPHHRTGDKWVIYPSYDWAHGQSDSIEGITHSICTLEFEDHRPLYDWFIDQLGIHHPQQIEFAKLNFTYTMLSKRRLLLLVNEGIVDGWDDPRMPTLSGYRRRGYTPEAIRDMVAKVGVSKSNSTVDIALLEHCLRVDLNRRAPRRMAVLDPLKVVITNYPEGAGEMLDAINNPEDDSMGARRIPFSREIYVEREDFMEDPPKKFFRLAPGREVRLRYAYFIKCDEVIKNDSGEVIELRCTYDPATKGGDSPDGRKVKATLHWVSAPHAVDGQARLYDHLFSTEDPFEGGEDKEWRNNLNPNSKIVKNGVKLEPSLKDAKPFEFFQFERKGYFSVDPDSTNEKLIFNRSVGLRDTWEKIKKSNQE; encoded by the coding sequence ATGAATGAAGAAAGAAACGGCGCCGGTATTGATTTCATCCGGGCCATCATCAACAAGGACAATGAAACCGGCAAGTATGGCGGCAAGGTTGTGACGCGGTTTCCGCCCGAGCCGAACGGCTACCTGCATATCGGTCACGCAAAGAGCATCTGCCTGAATTTCGGGCTCGCCATCGAGTACGGCGGTCGCTATCACCTTCGCTTCGACGACACGAATCCATTGAAGGAGGAAGAGGAATATTTCGAGGCGATCAAGAAGGACGTTCGCTGGCTTGGCTTCGACTGGGGCGAGCACCTCTATTATGCCTCGGACTACTTCGACCAGCTCCACCAGTGGGCAATCAAGCTGATCGAGGACGGCAAAGCCTACGTGGACGATTTGAGCGCCGACGAAATCCGCGAGTATCGCGGCACCCTGACCCAGCCCGGCAAGGAAAGCCCGTACCGGAATCGGTCGGTCGAGGAGAACCTCGATCTGTTCGAGCGAATGAGACGGGGCGAGTTCGAAGAGGGCGCCAAAGTGGTTCGCGCCAAGATCGATATGGCGTCGCCGAACATCAACATGCGCGACCCTGTGATGTACCGAATCCTCAAGGCGCCGCACCACCGCACCGGCGATAAGTGGGTGATCTATCCCTCATACGACTGGGCTCATGGCCAGTCCGACTCCATTGAGGGCATTACCCACTCGATCTGTACGCTCGAGTTTGAGGACCACCGCCCGCTCTACGATTGGTTCATCGATCAGCTCGGCATCCACCATCCCCAGCAGATAGAGTTCGCCAAGCTCAACTTTACGTATACCATGCTGAGCAAGCGGAGGCTGTTGCTCCTGGTCAACGAGGGAATCGTCGACGGCTGGGACGACCCCCGAATGCCGACTCTGTCGGGATACCGCCGCCGCGGCTACACTCCCGAAGCGATCCGCGATATGGTCGCCAAGGTCGGAGTGTCCAAATCCAACTCAACGGTCGACATCGCCTTGCTCGAACACTGCCTGCGGGTGGACCTCAACCGGCGCGCTCCAAGAAGAATGGCCGTGCTCGACCCGCTCAAGGTGGTCATCACCAACTACCCGGAGGGCGCTGGCGAAATGCTCGACGCAATCAATAATCCCGAGGACGACTCCATGGGCGCCCGCCGGATTCCGTTCTCAAGAGAGATCTACGTCGAGCGCGAAGACTTCATGGAAGACCCGCCAAAGAAGTTCTTCCGGCTCGCTCCCGGCCGCGAAGTCAGGCTGCGCTACGCCTACTTCATCAAGTGCGACGAAGTGATCAAGAACGACTCCGGCGAGGTCATCGAGCTTCGCTGCACATACGACCCTGCCACCAAAGGCGGCGATTCTCCCGATGGCCGCAAGGTCAAGGCCACGCTCCACTGGGTAAGCGCGCCGCACGCCGTGGACGGCCAGGCCCGGCTTTACGATCACCTGTTCTCCACAGAGGATCCTTTTGAAGGCGGGGAAGATAAAGAGTGGAGGAACAACCTGAATCCGAATTCGAAGATTGTAAAGAATGGCGTCAAGCTCGAGCCGTCGCTCAAAGACGCAAAACCCTTCGAATTCTTCCAGTTCGAGCGCAAGGGCTACTTTTCGGTGGACCCCGACTCGACGAATGAAAAGCTCATTTTCAACCGAAGCGTTGGATTGAGAGATACCTGGGAAAAGATCAAGAAATCAAATCAGGAGTAG
- a CDS encoding ABC transporter ATP-binding protein, with translation MAFVEIENISKSFGKQKRVLEEISFQVPDHTFFTLLGPSGCGKSTLLKIIAGLEVPDRGTVRIAGRDVTELSPARRNIAMVFQSYALYPHLSVFRNIATPLKLRRVPQREIERRVRETAELLRITEHLEKRPGPLSGGERQRVALARALVREPEVFLMDEPLSNLDALLRERTRVELKMLFLKLRATVIYVTHDQVEAMAMSDVIAVLNEGRIQQAGPPMDIYGRPANEFVAGFVGSPRMNFFAVSIRNRKIHFEKGQTVPVPPQFRAISELPEQAALGFRPEDARLEEGGMEFTGEIRAVEELGPQSVIVLHTREGDARIVLAAMTKKSGPLKFSVPHERIHLFRRPGGESVRPA, from the coding sequence ATGGCGTTTGTCGAGATAGAAAATATTTCAAAATCGTTCGGGAAACAGAAGCGGGTGCTTGAGGAGATCTCGTTTCAAGTTCCCGATCATACCTTCTTCACGCTTCTCGGGCCAAGCGGCTGCGGCAAGTCCACGCTGCTCAAAATAATAGCCGGCCTGGAAGTTCCGGATCGAGGGACGGTTCGCATCGCGGGACGCGACGTGACGGAGTTGTCGCCGGCGAGACGGAACATCGCCATGGTTTTTCAGAGCTACGCCCTTTACCCGCACCTGTCGGTCTTCCGCAACATAGCGACTCCTCTCAAATTGAGGAGGGTCCCTCAGAGAGAAATCGAGCGGCGGGTGAGAGAGACGGCCGAGCTTCTCCGGATAACGGAACATTTGGAAAAGCGGCCGGGCCCGCTCTCAGGCGGAGAACGCCAGCGCGTGGCGCTGGCGCGCGCGCTGGTGCGCGAACCAGAGGTCTTTCTGATGGACGAACCCTTGTCGAACCTCGATGCGCTCCTGCGCGAACGGACGCGAGTCGAGTTGAAGATGCTGTTTTTAAAGTTGAGGGCGACCGTCATCTACGTAACGCACGATCAGGTCGAGGCAATGGCGATGTCGGATGTCATCGCCGTTCTGAACGAGGGCCGCATTCAGCAGGCGGGCCCGCCGATGGATATCTATGGCAGGCCGGCCAACGAATTCGTTGCCGGTTTTGTAGGAAGCCCGCGCATGAATTTTTTCGCGGTGAGCATCCGGAATCGGAAAATACATTTTGAAAAGGGGCAGACCGTTCCCGTGCCGCCACAATTTCGGGCGATCAGCGAATTGCCCGAACAGGCCGCTTTGGGATTCAGGCCGGAGGATGCGCGGCTGGAAGAAGGTGGAATGGAGTTTACGGGCGAGATACGAGCCGTCGAGGAGCTCGGGCCTCAATCAGTTATCGTGTTACATACAAGAGAAGGCGACGCAAGGATTGTACTCGCCGCCATGACGAAGAAAAGCGGGCCGCTGAAATTTTCTGTGCCCCATGAAAGGATTCATCTGTTTCGAAGACCGGGCGGGGAGTCCGTGAGACCTGCGTAA
- a CDS encoding carbohydrate ABC transporter permease, protein MRKGMRFPAYVLVTVLVAFSLAPFIWEVSTSLKPQHEVMQLPQTILPRQPNIENYEGIFERRPFGRYILNSVMVASVSTVLALAAGALAAYSVAQTKAKWRVTLMLLFLLPGILPPILFLVPIYIFFSSLRLTNTYAGLILVHGAFHISIVFWVLENFFERFPRDLIHAARVDGYSHIGAFVRIVLPLAAPVAVTAGLLAFIFSWNEFLFALQLISRDELRVATVGISMLSGASIYEIPWGQIAAAVVITSLPVIAAVLIFQRKIVSGLTAGAVKE, encoded by the coding sequence ATGCGAAAAGGAATGCGATTTCCTGCGTATGTGCTCGTTACGGTCCTCGTCGCCTTTTCGCTCGCTCCCTTCATCTGGGAGGTATCAACGTCGCTGAAACCTCAGCACGAAGTAATGCAGCTTCCGCAGACAATCCTGCCGCGGCAGCCGAACATCGAAAATTACGAGGGAATATTCGAGCGGCGTCCCTTCGGGCGCTACATCCTCAACAGCGTGATGGTTGCGTCGGTTTCCACCGTTCTGGCGTTGGCCGCCGGCGCGCTGGCCGCCTACTCGGTTGCGCAGACGAAGGCCAAGTGGCGAGTGACGCTGATGCTGCTGTTCCTGCTGCCGGGAATTTTACCGCCTATCCTCTTTCTCGTCCCCATTTACATTTTCTTCAGTTCGCTGCGTCTAACCAACACCTACGCCGGCCTGATCCTCGTGCACGGCGCGTTTCACATCAGCATCGTTTTTTGGGTTCTGGAAAATTTCTTCGAGCGCTTCCCGCGCGACCTGATTCATGCGGCCCGTGTGGATGGCTACTCGCATATAGGAGCCTTTGTGCGGATTGTTCTCCCGCTGGCGGCGCCGGTGGCCGTGACAGCCGGACTGCTGGCGTTTATTTTCTCATGGAACGAGTTCCTGTTCGCTTTGCAATTGATCAGTCGGGATGAACTCCGCGTGGCGACGGTGGGCATCTCGATGCTCTCGGGAGCAAGCATTTACGAGATCCCGTGGGGACAGATAGCGGCGGCGGTCGTCATCACAAGCCTGCCGGTCATCGCCGCCGTTTTGATCTTCCAGAGAAAAATCGTCTCCGGTTTGACCGCTGGAGCGGTAAAGGAATAG
- a CDS encoding ABC transporter substrate-binding protein, producing the protein MNKLLLPAILILIALPLSAGCSKQETETVTISFLDAEDKSGAWAEVIERFEAANPGIRVNLIEGPASTDTRRSQYAAALLAGDSTYDLIYLDVIWVAKFAEAGWLVPLDERFSPRMRENYLPGDIQASVYNGSIWRVPIRSDGGMLYYRKDLLERENISPPETFDELVSASKKLQDPPDLWGLIFMGKQYEGLTCVFLEILRGFGGDVIGPENDCLLDGPESISAFTWIHDVVFKHRIVPEAIRTYEENETLAAFISGRSVFMRNWPYAWKVCQEEGSAVKGKVGIIPMVHSSEESSSATLGGWGFGISKFSRHKDEAWKFASFASSTDALKIFALKQGGAPSLKPLYKDAELSALNPHYPQLYRVLLHAEPRPVKPQYAEISDAIQRHVSAVLTRMETPEQAASDATAEIDAILRRGPGN; encoded by the coding sequence ATGAATAAACTGCTCTTGCCCGCCATCCTCATACTAATAGCCTTGCCTCTATCTGCCGGCTGTTCGAAACAGGAAACCGAAACCGTCACAATCAGTTTCCTCGATGCCGAAGACAAGAGCGGCGCATGGGCCGAAGTCATTGAGCGTTTCGAGGCGGCGAATCCGGGAATCCGCGTCAATCTGATTGAAGGGCCGGCCTCGACGGACACCCGGCGCAGCCAATATGCGGCCGCCCTGCTGGCGGGGGATTCGACTTACGACCTCATCTACCTTGACGTTATCTGGGTCGCGAAATTTGCGGAGGCGGGATGGCTGGTCCCGCTCGATGAAAGATTTTCGCCGCGAATGCGCGAAAACTACCTCCCCGGCGATATCCAGGCATCCGTTTATAACGGAAGCATCTGGCGGGTCCCCATCCGTTCCGACGGCGGCATGCTGTACTACCGAAAAGACCTCCTGGAGCGCGAGAATATCAGTCCTCCTGAAACGTTCGACGAACTGGTCTCGGCCTCCAAGAAGTTGCAGGATCCGCCGGACCTGTGGGGATTGATCTTCATGGGAAAACAGTATGAGGGGCTGACGTGCGTGTTTCTGGAGATTTTGCGCGGGTTCGGCGGCGACGTCATCGGGCCGGAAAACGACTGCCTGCTTGACGGCCCTGAATCCATTTCGGCCTTCACCTGGATTCATGATGTTGTTTTCAAGCATCGCATCGTGCCGGAGGCGATACGAACGTATGAGGAAAACGAGACGCTGGCAGCCTTTATATCGGGCAGGAGCGTGTTTATGCGAAACTGGCCGTATGCATGGAAAGTGTGCCAGGAGGAAGGCTCCGCGGTTAAAGGGAAAGTGGGCATAATCCCTATGGTTCATTCATCCGAGGAGTCCTCATCGGCAACATTGGGAGGATGGGGATTCGGCATCTCAAAATTTTCACGACACAAGGATGAGGCCTGGAAATTCGCCTCGTTTGCCTCCAGTACCGATGCACTCAAGATCTTTGCCCTCAAACAGGGGGGTGCGCCCTCATTGAAGCCCTTGTATAAGGACGCCGAACTCTCGGCGCTCAACCCGCATTATCCGCAACTGTACCGGGTGCTGCTGCATGCCGAACCGAGACCGGTCAAGCCGCAGTATGCAGAAATCAGCGACGCGATTCAGCGACATGTAAGCGCGGTTCTGACGAGGATGGAGACGCCGGAACAGGCAGCCAGCGACGCAACTGCCGAGATCGACGCCATCTTGCGGCGGGGCCCGGGCAATTAG
- a CDS encoding CBS domain-containing protein, with the protein MFGKSIKLFKLFGFTVKADLSWLIIAFLVTWSLAAGLFPFRYKGFSAGTYWTMGVIGALGLFFSIVFHEMVHSLVARRFGLPMKGITLFIFGGVAEMSEEPQSAKAEFSMAIAGPLSSIFLALFFYAVYFLGVGANWPMYVNGIFNYLGLINGILAAFNLVPAFPLDGGRVLRAGLWSWKKNIRWATRTSAKIGSGFGLVLIILGVLSLLAGNLIGGIWWFLIGMFLRNAANMSYQQLMTRQALEGEPVRRFMQPHPITVTPETSIDDLVENYIYRYHYKMFPVVEDSTIVGCITTKEVKEIPREEWARHQVSEYVHTCSPQNTIGPNEDSMKALSTMNRTGSSRLIVVEDGKLIGVISLKDLMRFLSLKIELNDEGNQI; encoded by the coding sequence ATGTTCGGCAAGAGCATTAAATTGTTTAAACTGTTCGGGTTTACCGTCAAGGCGGACCTGAGCTGGCTCATTATCGCATTCCTGGTGACGTGGTCGCTGGCCGCCGGCCTGTTTCCATTCCGGTATAAGGGGTTCTCTGCCGGAACATATTGGACCATGGGCGTTATCGGCGCTCTCGGACTGTTCTTTTCGATCGTTTTTCATGAGATGGTGCATTCGCTGGTGGCGCGACGATTCGGGCTTCCGATGAAGGGAATAACGCTCTTTATTTTCGGGGGTGTGGCGGAAATGTCCGAAGAGCCCCAGAGCGCGAAGGCCGAGTTTTCCATGGCGATTGCAGGGCCGCTTTCAAGCATTTTCTTGGCCCTGTTCTTCTATGCGGTTTACTTTCTGGGCGTTGGCGCGAACTGGCCGATGTACGTCAACGGAATCTTCAACTATCTCGGGCTGATCAATGGGATTCTCGCCGCCTTCAATCTTGTACCCGCTTTTCCGCTCGACGGAGGGCGCGTGCTGAGGGCCGGCCTGTGGAGCTGGAAAAAGAACATCCGGTGGGCTACCCGAACGTCCGCCAAGATCGGCTCGGGCTTCGGGTTGGTGCTGATCATCCTCGGCGTGCTCAGCCTGCTGGCCGGAAACCTGATCGGCGGCATCTGGTGGTTTCTGATCGGGATGTTTCTGCGCAATGCGGCTAATATGTCCTATCAGCAGTTGATGACACGACAGGCGCTCGAAGGTGAGCCGGTCCGGCGCTTCATGCAGCCGCACCCGATCACGGTCACGCCGGAAACCTCAATCGATGACCTTGTTGAGAACTACATCTACCGGTACCACTACAAAATGTTTCCGGTGGTCGAAGACAGCACCATTGTCGGGTGCATCACCACAAAAGAGGTAAAGGAGATACCACGCGAGGAATGGGCGCGTCACCAGGTGTCCGAGTATGTTCACACCTGCTCTCCCCAGAATACCATTGGGCCCAACGAGGACTCGATGAAAGCGCTTTCAACGATGAATAGAACCGGCTCGAGCCGGTTGATCGTGGTAGAGGACGGAAAACTGATCGGTGTGATTTCGCTGAAAGACTTGATGAGGTTCCTCTCGCTCAAGATAGAGCTGAATGACGAAGGCAATCAGATCTGA
- the hflC gene encoding protease modulator HflC: MSRAWIAAAAVVLILVVLLGNSFFIVDETKQAVVTQLGEPVAIILGSLPAEQRAELERAIREYEQDSRSSIAVKQGAGLHLKIPFLQQVILLEDRILEYDSEPTDIVTKDKKHLLVDNFARWRIDNPLYFVQAVRTENDARSRLEDIIYSILREELAKSNLIEIVRTDNNVPALREKIETGRETIMNAVTAKANEQMKELGIEILDVRIKRADLPKENLEAVFNRMKAERSRISKQYRSEGEEEASKIRAETDRDIIITLAEAYKEAETTKGRGDAKAAAIYANAYSSHAEFYQFLQSLETIEQSVTANDQLIISTKGGVYQFLK, translated from the coding sequence ATGAGCAGGGCATGGATTGCAGCCGCGGCGGTTGTGCTGATTCTTGTGGTACTGCTCGGAAACTCGTTCTTCATCGTCGACGAGACGAAGCAGGCGGTTGTCACCCAGCTCGGCGAGCCGGTCGCCATTATTCTGGGATCGCTCCCGGCGGAGCAGCGCGCGGAATTGGAGAGGGCGATTCGGGAGTACGAGCAGGACTCGCGAAGCAGCATCGCTGTCAAGCAGGGCGCCGGCCTGCACCTGAAAATCCCGTTCCTCCAGCAGGTGATCCTCCTGGAGGATCGCATACTCGAATACGATTCCGAACCCACCGATATTGTTACCAAGGATAAAAAACACCTGCTGGTCGACAACTTCGCGCGCTGGCGCATCGACAATCCGCTGTACTTCGTTCAGGCGGTGCGCACCGAGAACGATGCGCGGTCACGGCTCGAAGACATTATCTATTCGATCCTCCGCGAAGAACTCGCCAAGAGCAACTTGATCGAGATCGTGCGCACCGACAACAACGTGCCCGCCCTCAGAGAAAAGATTGAGACCGGCCGCGAGACAATCATGAACGCGGTCACCGCGAAGGCGAACGAGCAGATGAAAGAACTGGGGATCGAGATTCTCGATGTCCGCATCAAACGGGCAGATCTCCCGAAGGAAAACCTCGAAGCCGTCTTCAACCGGATGAAGGCCGAGCGCTCCCGCATCTCGAAACAGTATCGGTCCGAGGGCGAGGAGGAGGCCTCCAAAATCCGCGCCGAGACCGACCGCGATATCATCATAACGCTGGCTGAAGCGTACAAAGAAGCGGAAACGACCAAGGGAAGAGGCGACGCCAAGGCCGCCGCCATTTACGCCAACGCCTACTCATCCCACGCGGAATTCTATCAGTTTCTCCAGTCGCTCGAGACCATCGAACAATCGGTCACGGCCAACGACCAGCTTATCATCAGCACCAAGGGCGGCGTGTACCAGTTTCTGAAGTGA
- a CDS encoding DUF72 domain-containing protein, with protein MVRKNGRNIFVGCSGWSYPHWKGEFYPADLPQKRWFEFYSGTFDTVEINNTFYRLPEEKTFEGWAAKAREGFVYSVKASRYITHIRRLKDVEDSVSLILKRTRLLKEHLGPILYQFPPNFSCHLDRFESLLKLLPRDLIHVVEFRDQRWINDQTFALLEAYNVGHCVHDKGGLQIPWRAIGPVTYVRFHGSEQSQGSYSDRELERWADWLESETRKKERDIYAYFNNDFAAHAVFNAQTLRKKLVGK; from the coding sequence ATAGTGAGAAAAAACGGTCGAAATATATTCGTTGGATGCTCGGGATGGAGCTATCCGCATTGGAAAGGCGAGTTTTATCCCGCGGACCTGCCGCAGAAACGATGGTTCGAATTCTATTCCGGGACTTTCGATACGGTTGAAATCAACAACACGTTTTATCGCCTGCCTGAGGAAAAAACGTTCGAGGGGTGGGCGGCGAAAGCGAGGGAAGGGTTCGTTTACAGCGTGAAAGCGAGCCGGTATATCACGCACATCAGGAGATTAAAGGATGTCGAAGATTCGGTTTCCCTGATTCTAAAGAGAACGCGCCTTCTCAAGGAGCACCTTGGCCCGATTTTATACCAATTCCCCCCGAACTTCAGTTGCCATCTTGATCGTTTCGAGAGCCTATTGAAGCTACTTCCGCGGGATCTCATTCATGTCGTCGAATTTCGGGACCAGCGATGGATCAACGATCAAACCTTTGCGCTCCTTGAAGCATACAATGTCGGCCATTGCGTTCATGATAAGGGCGGCCTGCAGATACCGTGGCGAGCAATCGGTCCTGTCACCTATGTCAGGTTCCACGGCAGCGAACAGTCGCAGGGGAGTTATTCTGACCGGGAACTCGAGAGGTGGGCGGACTGGCTGGAATCGGAGACAAGAAAGAAGGAGCGCGATATTTACGCCTATTTTAATAATGATTTCGCCGCACACGCCGTTTTCAACGCGCAGACATTAAGAAAGAAGTTGGTGGGGAAATAG